The proteins below come from a single uncultured Carboxylicivirga sp. genomic window:
- a CDS encoding glutamine synthetase III — MAKLRFQALGELMNREAKQVVFPSAKATDYYGELVFNMDAMSKYLSRDAYEAVKVAIDKGETIDRKIADTVASGMKAWAMERGATHYTHWFQPLTDGTAEKHDGFIDYGDNGSMIEAFSGKLLAQQEPDASSFPSGGIRQTFEARGYTAWDVSSPAFIVGTTLCIPTVFISYTGEALDYKTPFLKALSAVDKAAVAVAQYFDKDVRKVYTNLGWEQEYFLIDTALYQARPDLIVTGRTLMGHSSAKDQQLDDHYFGSIPERVSKFMIELEIEAHRLGIPVKTRHNEVAPNQFEVAPIFEEANLANDHNQLLMDLMKRVARHHKFEVLLHEKPFAGINGSGKHNNWSLATDKGVVLMAPGKNPKGNLQFLTFVVNTLAAVYKSQDLLRASILTAPNSHRLGANEAPPAILSVFTGSQIANMLDNLAEKITDQKMTPDEKTALKLGIGRIPEILLDNTDRNRTSPFAFTGNRFEFRAVGSSSNCAAPLTALSAALAIQLEEFKKDVDALIEKGVKKDEAIFQTIKKVILESNPIRFNGDGYSDEWKEEAAKRGLSNITSVPESLSKYLDANSKRILCDTGIMSERELEARVEVEMEKFMKKIQIESRTLGDLAINHIVPTAVAYQTQLIQNVQGIRDIFTEKEFNEIASARKELIRTISTHISAIKAKVKEMTEARKKCNVIESETEKAYAYDKEVRPFLDNIRYHIDKLELIVDNEMWPLPKYRELLFSR; from the coding sequence ATGGCAAAACTTAGATTTCAAGCTCTTGGTGAGTTAATGAACAGGGAAGCAAAACAAGTTGTTTTCCCATCAGCAAAGGCAACCGATTACTATGGAGAATTAGTATTCAATATGGATGCCATGTCAAAGTATCTTTCAAGAGATGCTTATGAGGCTGTAAAAGTAGCGATCGATAAAGGAGAAACAATCGATCGTAAAATCGCAGATACTGTTGCTTCTGGTATGAAAGCCTGGGCAATGGAGCGTGGTGCAACTCACTACACTCACTGGTTTCAACCATTAACCGATGGAACTGCTGAAAAGCACGATGGTTTTATCGATTACGGGGATAATGGTAGTATGATTGAGGCATTTTCAGGTAAACTGTTGGCTCAACAAGAACCAGATGCATCATCTTTCCCATCAGGAGGTATTCGTCAAACTTTCGAAGCTCGTGGTTACACAGCTTGGGATGTATCTTCTCCAGCTTTTATTGTAGGTACTACTTTATGTATTCCTACTGTATTTATTTCATACACAGGTGAAGCGTTAGATTACAAAACGCCATTCTTAAAAGCTCTTTCTGCAGTGGATAAAGCTGCTGTAGCTGTAGCTCAATATTTCGATAAAGATGTTCGTAAGGTATATACTAACCTTGGATGGGAGCAAGAGTATTTCTTAATTGATACAGCTCTTTATCAAGCTCGTCCTGACCTTATTGTAACAGGAAGAACATTGATGGGCCACTCTTCTGCTAAAGATCAGCAGTTAGATGACCACTACTTTGGTTCTATTCCTGAGCGTGTTTCTAAATTCATGATTGAATTAGAAATTGAAGCTCACCGTTTAGGAATTCCTGTTAAAACTCGTCACAATGAGGTGGCTCCAAACCAATTTGAGGTAGCTCCTATCTTTGAAGAAGCTAACTTGGCCAACGACCACAATCAATTGTTGATGGACTTGATGAAGCGTGTTGCTCGTCACCACAAATTCGAAGTATTACTTCACGAAAAACCATTTGCTGGAATTAACGGTTCTGGTAAACACAATAACTGGTCGTTAGCAACCGATAAAGGTGTTGTTTTGATGGCTCCTGGTAAAAATCCTAAAGGAAACTTACAGTTCTTAACTTTTGTGGTTAACACATTGGCTGCTGTATATAAGAGCCAGGATTTATTACGTGCTTCTATTTTAACTGCACCAAACAGTCACCGTTTAGGAGCTAACGAAGCACCTCCAGCAATTCTTTCAGTATTTACTGGATCTCAAATTGCTAATATGTTGGATAATTTAGCTGAGAAGATTACTGATCAGAAAATGACTCCAGACGAAAAAACAGCTCTTAAATTAGGTATTGGTCGTATTCCTGAAATTCTTTTGGATAACACAGACCGTAACCGTACTTCTCCTTTTGCATTTACAGGTAACCGTTTTGAGTTCCGTGCAGTAGGATCTTCATCAAACTGTGCTGCTCCATTAACAGCTTTAAGTGCTGCATTGGCTATTCAGTTAGAAGAATTTAAGAAAGATGTTGACGCATTGATCGAAAAAGGAGTGAAGAAAGATGAAGCTATCTTCCAAACGATTAAGAAAGTGATTCTTGAGTCGAACCCAATCCGTTTCAACGGTGATGGTTACTCCGATGAGTGGAAAGAAGAAGCTGCTAAACGTGGTTTATCAAACATCACTTCAGTACCTGAATCATTATCTAAATACTTAGATGCAAACAGCAAACGTATCTTATGTGATACTGGTATCATGTCAGAACGTGAGTTAGAAGCACGTGTTGAGGTTGAAATGGAGAAATTCATGAAAAAGATTCAAATCGAATCTCGTACATTGGGTGATTTAGCTATCAACCACATCGTACCAACTGCCGTTGCTTATCAAACTCAGTTGATTCAAAACGTACAAGGTATCCGCGATATCTTCACCGAAAAAGAATTCAACGAAATTGCTTCAGCTCGTAAGGAGTTAATCAGAACTATTTCAACTCATATTTCTGCTATTAAAGCAAAAGTGAAAGAAATGACTGAAGCTCGTAAGAAATGTAATGTTATTGAGTCTGAAACAGAAAAAGCATATGCTTACGATAAAGAAGTTCGTCCTTTCTTAGACAATATTCGTTATCATATCGATAAATTAGAATTAATAGTTGACAACGAAATGTGGCCATTGCCAAAATATCGTGAGCTATTATTCTCTAGATAG
- the elbB gene encoding isoprenoid biosynthesis glyoxalase ElbB, producing MSDTKKIAVILSGCGVYDGAEIHESVLTMLAIAKQGAEYTLFAPDVKQHHVVNHVTGDEMSQERNVLVESARIARGAINPLSDYKAANFDALVLPGGFGAAKNLSSFAFEGPDSTVEAETLRALKDTHTAQKPIGALCIAPAIVAKALGNIEVTIGQDAGTAEAIEKMGATHKLTNHGEVVIDIKNKIATTPCYMLDANIIQIAQGAENVVKATIDMI from the coding sequence ATGTCTGACACTAAAAAAATTGCAGTTATACTTTCGGGTTGTGGCGTTTACGATGGTGCCGAAATTCACGAATCGGTTTTAACAATGCTTGCTATTGCCAAACAAGGTGCTGAATATACCCTTTTTGCACCAGATGTAAAACAACATCACGTTGTAAACCATGTTACCGGCGATGAAATGAGCCAAGAAAGAAATGTATTGGTTGAGTCAGCTCGTATTGCCCGAGGAGCCATCAATCCACTTAGCGATTACAAAGCTGCCAATTTCGATGCTCTTGTTTTACCAGGCGGATTTGGTGCAGCTAAAAATCTGAGTTCATTTGCATTTGAAGGACCTGATAGTACTGTTGAAGCCGAAACATTAAGAGCCTTAAAAGACACACACACTGCTCAAAAACCAATTGGCGCCTTATGCATTGCTCCGGCTATTGTAGCCAAAGCACTAGGAAATATTGAGGTAACCATTGGGCAAGATGCCGGCACTGCCGAAGCTATTGAAAAGATGGGTGCAACTCACAAATTAACCAACCATGGCGAAGTGGTTATCGATATCAAAAACAAAATTGCCACCACTCCATGCTACATGTTAGATGCCAATATTATTCAAATTGCTCAAGGAGCCGAAAATGTGGTAAAAGCAACCATTGATATGATTTAA